The genome window GACATCGCCCAGGGCGTCGACACCGGCTACGAGACCCGCGTCGAGGGCGTCATCGACGAGATCGCCAAGCAGGGCGCGGGCGACCAGGGCCTGATGTTCGGCTACGCCTGCGACGACACCCCGGAGTACATGCCGCTGCCGATCGCGCTGGCGCACCGGCTGTCGCGGCGGCTGACCAAGGTCCGCAAGGACGGCGTGCTGCCGTACCTGCGCCCGGACGGCAAGACCCAGGTCACCATCGAGTACGCCGGTGACCAGGCGGTCAAGCTCGACACCGTGGTGGTCTCCAGCCAGCACGCCGCCGACATCGACCTCGACAAGATGCTCGGCGTCGACGTGCGCGAGCAGGTCGTGGGTCCGGAGATCGACGGCCTGGACATCGACACCGCCGACGTCCGCCTGCTGGTCAACCCGACCGGCCGCTTCGTGGTCGGCGGCCCGATGGGCGACGCCGGCCTGACCGGCCGCAAGATCATCGTCGACACCTACGGCGGCATGGCCCGCCACGGCGGTGGCGCCTTCTCCGGCAAGGACCCGTCCAAGGTGGACCGCTCGGCGGCCTACGCGACCCGCTGGGTGGCCAAGAACGCGGTCGCCGCCGGTCTGGCCAGCCGCATCGAGGTGCAGGTCGCCTACGCCATCGGCGCGGCGGCCCCGGTCGGCCTGTTCGTGGAGACCTTCGGCACCGAGAACGTCGACCCGGCACGCATCCAGTCGGCGATCAACGAGGTCTTCGACCTGCGCCCGGCCGCGATCATCCGCGACCTGGACCTGCTGCGTCCGATCTACGGGCCGACGGCCGCCTACGGCCACTTCGGGCGCCCGGACCTGGACCTGCCGTGGGAGCGCACCGACCGCGCCGAGGCGCTGAAGTCGGCCGCCAACGCCTGAGCCTTTCCAGACGCCGATCGCGGGCGGGTGGTACCGGGAGACCGGTCGCCACCCGCCCGCTGTCGTTCTGGGGGGAGCCGTCAGGCGGTGCCCATGGTCTGGGCGATCCAGTCGGCGTGCGCGACGACGCTGGTGTAGCCGGCCCAGCCGCTGCCCGCGGGCTGGTGGCCGATGGCGCAGACGCCGCCCTGCACGATCCGGCCGGTCGCCGGGCTCTTGACCAGCACCGGACCGCCCGAGTCGCCGCCTGCGACGCTGCCGTCGGTGTCGGTGCACAGCACCGGGGTGCTGAGGTTGTCCAGCTCGCAGGTGGCGTCGCTGACGGTGCCGTCGGCGTACTTGAGGTTCTCCGGCAGCGGGCCCGACCAGTCCGGCTTCTCCGAGCCCCAGCCCATCACGGTGGCGGCCTGGCCGTCGGCCAGGTCCTCGGCGGTGGCCAGCGGCGAGTACTCGGTCTGCACCTCCCGGTCGAGCTTGAGCAGCGCGATGTCGCTGGTGGGCCAGTTGTAGTCGGGGTGGATGAAGACTTCCGACACCTGCGCCTCGGTGCCGCCGCTGCTGCGTTGCAGCGAGCCGATGCGCACCGAGAAGTCGCCGCCGCCGTCGACGCAGTGCGCGGCGGTGATCACCCAGGTGCTGGCCACGATGGACGAGGTGCAGGTGAACGAACCGCCGTTGTGCAGCGCTGAGATCCACGGCGTCTCGGTCTGCACCTCACCGCCGCCCACGATGTAGGTGCCGGGCTCGTCGGCACCGGCCGTCGCGGTGGTGGCCAGCGCCGTGGCGCAGGCCATCGCCGCCACGCCCAGCACCGCCGCGGATTTCCGCCAGGTTCCCATGGTCATTCCCCTCCGGAAGAGCAGCGATCGCCGCGCGGAGAAAGCGCGGAATGGCAAGAATGATGACTTCGGGGGCTGCCGGTCCCACACCGCCGAACGGCCGCTGCGGATAATGGCGATTAATTGGGAAACAATTGGGAAAGCAATTCCGCGGGACGCATTGTTCGGCGAACGGAGCAATTCGCCGACCGGCTCGGCGGAGTCCGGGTTAGGCTGTGCTGGTGGAACCGCTCCTGGTGGAGCGCACCTTCACCCCGTACGGGCCGTCGCACTGGGTGCTGATGGGCCTGATCGTCGTGGGCTCGGTGGTGCTGGCGGTGCTGGGCCGCGGCTGGGGCGCGGTCGCGTCCCGGCGGTTCGCTCGCGGGTTCGCGCTGGTGATGCTGGCCTTCCTGGTCCCGATGCTGGTCTACCGGCAGCTGCCGTCGCAGTGGGACGTGGAGGTGTCGCTGCCGCTGCACCTGTGCGACCTGGCGTGGATGACCGCGGCCTACGCGCTGTGGACGCGCAGCCAGTGGGCCTACGCGCTGACCTACTACTGGGGTCTCACGCTGACCCCGCAGGCCATGATCACCCCGGCGCTGGACGCCCCCGACTTCCCGCATCTGGATTTCATCGACTTCTGGGCGCAGCACCTGGTGGTGGTGTGGGCTGCGGCATTCCTCACCTGGGGAATGGACATGCGCCCGGACTGGCGCGACTACTGGCGGTCGGTGGCGGTCACCTTCGCGTGGGGTGTCGCGGTTCTGGTTTTCAACGAATGGGCGGGCACCAATTACGGGTTCCTCAACAGCAAACCCGAGAACCCGTCGCTGCTGGACCTGATGGGCGGCTGGCCCTGGTACCTGGGGGTCGAGCTCGTGGTCGGGATGGCGGCCTGGGCGCTGGTGACCTGGCCGTGGACCCGGCAGCGGGTTCAGGGCATGGCGAAGCCCTGCTGACGCCACGCCTCGTAGACGGCGATGGCCGCGGAGTTGGCGAGGTTGAGCGAGCGGTTGCCGGGCAGCATCGGGATCCGCAGCGGCGTGACGTAGTCGGCTTCGAGCAGTTCCGGGGGCAGTCCGACCGACTCCGGCCCGAACATCAGCACGTCGCCGGGGCGGTAGGCCACCGTCTCGTAGGAGAGGGTGGCCGACGAGCTGAACGCGAACACCCGGTCCGGGCGCAGCGCCGTCCACGCCGCGTCCAGATCCGGGTGCACGTGCAGGGCGGCGCGGTCGTGGTAGTCCAGCCCTGCCCTGCGCAGCTTCGCGTCGTCCACCGAGAACCCCAGCGGTTCGATCAGGTGCAGGGCGGCGCCGGAACCGGCGGCCATGCGGATCGCGTTCCCGGTGTTGCCCGGGATCTCGGGGTGGTAGAAGACGACGTGGAACACGCGGGTCCTTTCAGGTTCCGGAGCTTGCCGGAATGGTAATGACCCGCCGCGACCGCCCAGCCGGGGATCACACGAGTCCGCCCGTGGCCAGCACGGTGTGCCCGGTGACCCAGTGCGAGTCCGGCCCGGCCAGCAGCGCGACGACATCGGCGATGTCGGCCGGCTCGCCGAGCCTGCCGAGCGGGATCATCGCGGCGGTGGCCTCCAGCGCCTCCGCGGGCACGGCGCCGCGCAGCAGGCCGGTGTCGGTCGGGCCGGGTGCGACGGCGTTGACGGTGATCCCGCGCGGTGCGAGCTCCTTGGCAGCGACCCGGGTGAACTGCTCGACGGCCGCCTTGCTCGCGGCGTAGACGGATTCGCCCGGCGTCGCGTAGGCGGTGCTCATGCTGGTGATGTTGACGATCCGCCCGCCCTCGCCCATCCGCCGGGCGGCGTGCTGGATCGCCAGGAAGGCGCCCCGCGCGTTGACCGCCATGACCCGGTCGTACTCGGCGGCGGTGACCTCGGCGAGCGGGCTCGCCGAGGTGATCCCGGCGTTGCCGACCAGCACGTCCAGCCCGCCCAGGTGGGCGTCGGCCTCGGTGAACAGGTGCTCCACCTGCTCGGGGGAGCCGGAGTCGGCCCGCACGGCCCAGATCTTCGCGCCGAGTCCGGTGAGTTCGGCGGTGAGCTCGTGGGCGGCCGCGTCGTCGGTGGCGTAGCTGAACACGACGTCGGCTCCGCCGGCGGTCAGCCGCCGCACCACGGCCCTGCCGATGCCCCGTGAGCCGCCGGCGACGATCGCCTTCTTCCCTGCGAATGGATTCATGGGGCGAGGTGATCCGGCATCGCGGAAGAATTCGTTCCGCGTTCCGGAGACACTGGGCGGATGCTGGAAACCTCCGCCCGGCTGCTCCGCCTGCTGGGACTGCTGCAGGGCAGGCGCGACTGGTCCGGTCCCCAACTCGCGGACCGGCTCGGGGTGTCGGCCCGCACCGTCCGCGCCGACGTGGAAAGGCTGCGCGGGCTGGGTTACCCGGTGCACGCCACTCCGGGTGCGTCCGGCGGCTACCGCCTCGGTGCCGGTGCCGCGCTCCCGCCGCTGCTGCTCGACGACGAGGAGGCCGTCGCGGTCGCCGTCGGGCTGCGCACCGCGGCCACCGGCGGAGTGAGCGGCATCGACGAGACCTCGCTGCGGGCGCTGGCCAAGCTCGAGCAGGTGCTGCCGTCGAGGCTCCGGCACCGCGTCGGTGCCATGCAGAGCTACGTGCAGCCGGTCTCCAGTGGCGGTCCGGCGGTCGACGCCGGGCTTCTGGCCACCATCGCGGCGGCCTGCCGCGACCGCGAAGGGCTGCGGTTGGACTACACCGGGCACGACGGAGTCGCGAGCGCCCGCGCGGTGCAGCCGCACCGCCTGGTCCACACCGGACGCCGCTGGTACCTGGTCGCCTGGGACACCGGGCGCGACGACTGGCGCACTTTCCGGGTCGACCGCATCCGGCTGCGCACACCCGGCGGTCCGCGCTTCGTCCCGCGCGAACCGCCGGAGGGCGGGTTCGCCGCCCACGTCGCGCGCGGCGTCGCCGCGACCCTGTGGGACTACCGGGCCCGGGTGCGGGTGCACGCTCCCGCCGATGTCGTCGCGGCGCGCGTCCCGCCGACGGCCTGGCTGGTCGAGGCGGTCGACGAACACCGCTGCGTGGTAGAGGCGGGCGCGGACTCGCCGCACCGGCTCGCGGTCTACCTCGGCGCGCTCGACCTCGACTTCGAGGTCCTCGACGCCCCGGAGCTGCGCGCCGCGACGCGCAGGCTCGCCGACCGGTACGGGCGGGCCTGACCGGTCAGGCGTCGCGACGCAGCCGCTTGGCCCGCCCTCGCAACGGGAACCGTCCGGCAAGGTGAGCTCAAGACAGGCACTGACCGGTCAGGAGTCGCGACGCAGCAGGTCCTCCTCGGTTTCGCGGCGCACCCACGGGCGCGCCGCACCGTCGCTGATCGCGACGACCGGCGGCCTGGCGACCATGTTGTAGTTCGACGCCATGCAGTGGTGGTAGGCGCCCGTGCACGGCACCACCAGCAGGTCGCCGGCGCGGACGTCGGCGGGCAGCACGGCGTCGGGCACCAGCACGTCGCCCGCCTCGCAGTGGCGGCCCACGACGGTGACCGGTGCGCCGGGCGCGGTGCTGGCGCGGCCCAGCAGCCGCACCTCGTAGCTGGCGCCGTAGAGCGCGGGTCGCGGGTTGTCGGCGAAGCCGCCGTCGACCGCGACGAAGGTGCGGGTACCGCGCTTGACGGTGACGACGCGGTACAGCGTCAGCCCGGCACGAGCCGCGATGGCGCGGCCCGGCTCCAGCGTCAGCCGCGGCACGGCCAGCCCGTGCTTGCGGCACTCGAAGGCCAGCACCCGGCCGATCCGGGCGGCGAGGCCGTGCAGGTCGAACTCCGCGTCGCCGCTGCGGTAGGCGACGGCATGCCCGCCGCCGATGTTGAGCTGCCGCGGGCACGTGCCGTGGCGCAGCGCGATCTCGGCCATGAACGCGACCAGGCGCCGCACGGCTTCCTCGTAGACGCCGACGTCGGTGATCTGCGAGCCGATGTGGCAGTGCAGGCCGGCGAGTTCGAGCCGGGGCTGCCGCCGGACGTGTTCGACCGCCTCGGCGGCGTGACCCAGCGGGAACCCGAACTTCTGGTCGTCGACGCCGGTGGTCACCGCGCGGTGAGTGTGGCCGTCGACGCCAGGGGTGACGCGGACCAGCACGTCCTGGCGGCGGGTGGCAAGCGCGCCCAGCCGGTCGATCTCGCCGAGCGAGTCGAGCACCACGCGCCCGACGCCCGCGGTAAGCGCCGCGCGCAGCTCGCGGTCCGGTTTGGCGTTGCCGTGCAACAGGATCCGGCGAGCCGGCACGCCCGCGGCCAGGGCGGTGGCGAGCTCCCCGGCGGAGCACACGTCGAGCGACAGGCCCTCGTCCGCCACCAGCGCGGCCATCTCACGGCACAGGAACGCCTTGCCCGCGTAGGCGATCTCGGCGTCGGGCAGCGCCGCCCGGTAGGCGCGGCAGCGGGCCCGGACGGTGGCGGCGTCCACGACGTAGCCGGGGGTGTCGAAGGTCTCGGCCAGGTGCGCCAGGGAGACACCACCGACGGTGATGTCGCCGTCGGGCAGCGCCGTCGTGCGGTCCGGCCAGATCCGCTCGTCCAGTCGCGTCGGCAACCAGGTCCGCAGGCTGGGGATCAGCTCGGCGAGGGTCACGGGATCTTTCCCTTCGGCTGGCGGGAAGTCTGTCCCGCCCAGACCTACTCGCGGCGGCGCCGCCGCGGCGCCGTCCGGGCGGGCTCCTGACGGCGCTCACGCCGGTTCTGACGTGCTCTTGACGTCGCGCCCGGCGGCGTCGGCGCGGTCTGGTAGAGAAGAGGCATGGCAGGCGGGGACACGCGGAAGGGGGCGAAGGCGGAGCGGACCGCGGCCCCGCACCTGCCCGTGGCGCGCGTGCTCGTCGAGGTCCCGCTGCCCGCCCACCTGGACCGCCCGTTCGACTACCTGCTGCCAGACCGGCTGGACAAGGCCGCGGTCCCCGGCTGCCGGGTCCGGGTGCGCTTCAGCGGCAAGCTCGTCGACGGTTTCCTGCTGGAGCGGCGGGAGAGCTCGGACTTCAAGGGCAACCTGCTGTGGGTCGAGCGGGTGCACTCGCCGGAGCCGGTGCTCTCGCCCGAGCTGCTGGAGCTGGCCCGCGCGGTCGCCGCCCGCTACGGCGGCATGCTCAGCGACGTGGTGCGGCTGGCGATCCCGCCCCGGCAGGCCAAGGTCGAGAAGGAGGCGCCCAGCGAACCGGTGCCCGCGCCCGCCCGGCCTTCCGGGGAGGCGTGGGGCGCCTATCAGCACGGCGGGTCCTTCTTGGACGCCGTGCACGCGGGGCGGCCCGCCCGCGCGGTGTGGCAGGCCCTGCCGGGGGAGGACTGGCCGACCCGCCTCGCCGAAGCCGCGGCGACCGCCGCCTCGGCGGGACGCGGCGCGGTGATCGTCGTGCCCGACCACCGCGACGTCCAGCGCCTGCACGCGGCCTGCGCCGAGCTGGTCGGCGGCGACGGGGTGGTCGCGCTGGTCTCCGACCTCGGTCCCGCGGAGCGCTACCGCCGGTGGCTTTCGGTGCTTCGGGGCAGGACGCGGGTGGTCGTGGGCACCCGGGCGGCGATGTTCGCGCCGGTGCGCGACCTGGGCCTGGCGGTGGTCTGGGACGACGGCGACGACCTGCACAGCTACCCGCAGGTCCCGTACCCGCACGCCCGCGACGTGCTCACCCACCGCGCGCACGCGAGCGGCGCGGCGCTGGTCGTCGGCGGCTTCGCGCGCACGGCCGAGGCCGCGTTGCTCGTGCAGTCGGGGTGGGCGCGCGAGATCGTCGCCCACCGCGACCAGGTGCGTGCCGCGGCACCCCGGGTGACCGCGATCGGCGAGGACGACACCCAGCTCGCGCGCGATCCCGCGGCCCGCGCGGCGCGACTGCCGTCGGTGGCCTTCGAGGCCGCCCGCGGCGCGTTGCGCGCCGGTGCGCCGGTGCTCGTGCAGGTCCCGCGGCGCGGTTACGTGCCCGCGCTCGCCTGCGGCGACTGCCGCGAGAGCGCCCGGTGCCGCCGCTGCGCCGGACCGCTGGCGCTGCCCGGCGGCACCGAGGACGGCGCTCCGAAACCGGCCGCTTGCCGGTGGTGCGGTGCCGCCGAAGCGGCGTTCCGCTGCCCCTCCTGCGGATCGCGGCGGCTGCGCGCGGTCGCGGTGGGCGCGGGCCGGACCGCCGAGGAGCTCGGCAGGGCGTTCAGCGGTGTCGCGGTGCGCACCTCCGGCGGGGGAGAGGTGCTGGACTCGGTGCCCGCCGGGCCCGCGCTGGTCGTCTGCACGCCCGGCGCGGAACCGGTCGCGGAGGGCGGCTACGGCGCCGCGCTGCTCCTGGACGGGCGGACGCTGCTGTCGCGTCCGGAGCTGCGCGCATCCGAGCAGGCGCTGCGGTTGTGGTTCGCGGCGGCGGGGATGGTGCGTCCGGCCAAGGACGGCGGACGGGTCGTGGTCATGGCCGACTCGTCGTTGCAACAGGTCCAGG of Saccharopolyspora erythraea contains these proteins:
- a CDS encoding SDR family oxidoreductase, with the protein product MNPFAGKKAIVAGGSRGIGRAVVRRLTAGGADVVFSYATDDAAAHELTAELTGLGAKIWAVRADSGSPEQVEHLFTEADAHLGGLDVLVGNAGITSASPLAEVTAAEYDRVMAVNARGAFLAIQHAARRMGEGGRIVNITSMSTAYATPGESVYAASKAAVEQFTRVAAKELAPRGITVNAVAPGPTDTGLLRGAVPAEALEATAAMIPLGRLGEPADIADVVALLAGPDSHWVTGHTVLATGGLV
- the metK gene encoding methionine adenosyltransferase, which codes for MFTSESVTEGHPDKICDAISDSILDALLAQDPRSRVAVETLVTTGQVHVAGEVTTEAYADIPTIVRDKILEIGYDSSAKGFDGNSCGVNIAIGAQSPDIAQGVDTGYETRVEGVIDEIAKQGAGDQGLMFGYACDDTPEYMPLPIALAHRLSRRLTKVRKDGVLPYLRPDGKTQVTIEYAGDQAVKLDTVVVSSQHAADIDLDKMLGVDVREQVVGPEIDGLDIDTADVRLLVNPTGRFVVGGPMGDAGLTGRKIIVDTYGGMARHGGGAFSGKDPSKVDRSAAYATRWVAKNAVAAGLASRIEVQVAYAIGAAAPVGLFVETFGTENVDPARIQSAINEVFDLRPAAIIRDLDLLRPIYGPTAAYGHFGRPDLDLPWERTDRAEALKSAANA
- a CDS encoding YwaF family protein, which encodes MEPLLVERTFTPYGPSHWVLMGLIVVGSVVLAVLGRGWGAVASRRFARGFALVMLAFLVPMLVYRQLPSQWDVEVSLPLHLCDLAWMTAAYALWTRSQWAYALTYYWGLTLTPQAMITPALDAPDFPHLDFIDFWAQHLVVVWAAAFLTWGMDMRPDWRDYWRSVAVTFAWGVAVLVFNEWAGTNYGFLNSKPENPSLLDLMGGWPWYLGVELVVGMAAWALVTWPWTRQRVQGMAKPC
- the lysA gene encoding diaminopimelate decarboxylase, with amino-acid sequence MTLAELIPSLRTWLPTRLDERIWPDRTTALPDGDITVGGVSLAHLAETFDTPGYVVDAATVRARCRAYRAALPDAEIAYAGKAFLCREMAALVADEGLSLDVCSAGELATALAAGVPARRILLHGNAKPDRELRAALTAGVGRVVLDSLGEIDRLGALATRRQDVLVRVTPGVDGHTHRAVTTGVDDQKFGFPLGHAAEAVEHVRRQPRLELAGLHCHIGSQITDVGVYEEAVRRLVAFMAEIALRHGTCPRQLNIGGGHAVAYRSGDAEFDLHGLAARIGRVLAFECRKHGLAVPRLTLEPGRAIAARAGLTLYRVVTVKRGTRTFVAVDGGFADNPRPALYGASYEVRLLGRASTAPGAPVTVVGRHCEAGDVLVPDAVLPADVRAGDLLVVPCTGAYHHCMASNYNMVARPPVVAISDGAARPWVRRETEEDLLRRDS
- a CDS encoding tRNA (cytidine(34)-2'-O)-methyltransferase, with protein sequence MFHVVFYHPEIPGNTGNAIRMAAGSGAALHLIEPLGFSVDDAKLRRAGLDYHDRAALHVHPDLDAAWTALRPDRVFAFSSSATLSYETVAYRPGDVLMFGPESVGLPPELLEADYVTPLRIPMLPGNRSLNLANSAAIAVYEAWRQQGFAMP
- a CDS encoding primosomal protein N' translates to MAGGDTRKGAKAERTAAPHLPVARVLVEVPLPAHLDRPFDYLLPDRLDKAAVPGCRVRVRFSGKLVDGFLLERRESSDFKGNLLWVERVHSPEPVLSPELLELARAVAARYGGMLSDVVRLAIPPRQAKVEKEAPSEPVPAPARPSGEAWGAYQHGGSFLDAVHAGRPARAVWQALPGEDWPTRLAEAAATAASAGRGAVIVVPDHRDVQRLHAACAELVGGDGVVALVSDLGPAERYRRWLSVLRGRTRVVVGTRAAMFAPVRDLGLAVVWDDGDDLHSYPQVPYPHARDVLTHRAHASGAALVVGGFARTAEAALLVQSGWAREIVAHRDQVRAAAPRVTAIGEDDTQLARDPAARAARLPSVAFEAARGALRAGAPVLVQVPRRGYVPALACGDCRESARCRRCAGPLALPGGTEDGAPKPAACRWCGAAEAAFRCPSCGSRRLRAVAVGAGRTAEELGRAFSGVAVRTSGGGEVLDSVPAGPALVVCTPGAEPVAEGGYGAALLLDGRTLLSRPELRASEQALRLWFAAAGMVRPAKDGGRVVVMADSSLQQVQALVRWDPAWFAALELAGREELGFPPARRVAAVDGTPEAIESLLEVVEMPATGEVLGPVPIGEVDEEGNSERERVLVRVERAEGRALATALHEAQAVRAARKAAELQVRLDPLELL
- a CDS encoding S1 family peptidase, which codes for MGTWRKSAAVLGVAAMACATALATTATAGADEPGTYIVGGGEVQTETPWISALHNGGSFTCTSSIVASTWVITAAHCVDGGGDFSVRIGSLQRSSGGTEAQVSEVFIHPDYNWPTSDIALLKLDREVQTEYSPLATAEDLADGQAATVMGWGSEKPDWSGPLPENLKYADGTVSDATCELDNLSTPVLCTDTDGSVAGGDSGGPVLVKSPATGRIVQGGVCAIGHQPAGSGWAGYTSVVAHADWIAQTMGTA
- a CDS encoding helix-turn-helix transcriptional regulator, translating into MLETSARLLRLLGLLQGRRDWSGPQLADRLGVSARTVRADVERLRGLGYPVHATPGASGGYRLGAGAALPPLLLDDEEAVAVAVGLRTAATGGVSGIDETSLRALAKLEQVLPSRLRHRVGAMQSYVQPVSSGGPAVDAGLLATIAAACRDREGLRLDYTGHDGVASARAVQPHRLVHTGRRWYLVAWDTGRDDWRTFRVDRIRLRTPGGPRFVPREPPEGGFAAHVARGVAATLWDYRARVRVHAPADVVAARVPPTAWLVEAVDEHRCVVEAGADSPHRLAVYLGALDLDFEVLDAPELRAATRRLADRYGRA